The Chitinispirillales bacterium genome has a window encoding:
- a CDS encoding protein-glutamate O-methyltransferase CheR, which produces MQEEESIISKVIPISDSEFRKISVLVYQNFGINLTESKRSLVISRLQKVLKIHKFKTFIEYINYLQTEKGKDALNELVNRISTNHTFFYREYRHFEFFEKIALPEAKTLRTKQGIRKIKLWCAAASRGDEPYTIMIHLMRFLGRDYPLWETGLLATDISEDALREAIAGIYPFERVDKIDKATLKEYFDVENGYYRVKESLRKGVMFRKFNLITNIFPFKGDFDMIFCRNVMIYFDEKTKIELTKKLYDQLRVGGYLFIGHSETLNGLGSNFKQVQSAIYQKV; this is translated from the coding sequence ATGCAAGAAGAAGAAAGCATAATTTCAAAAGTAATTCCTATCAGCGATTCGGAGTTTAGAAAAATTTCCGTATTAGTGTATCAAAATTTTGGAATAAACCTCACAGAATCAAAAAGAAGCTTAGTTATAAGTCGGCTTCAAAAAGTTTTGAAAATTCATAAATTCAAAACTTTTATAGAATATATAAATTATTTGCAGACCGAAAAAGGAAAAGACGCTCTAAACGAATTAGTGAACCGCATTTCGACAAACCATACTTTTTTTTATCGCGAGTATAGGCATTTTGAATTTTTTGAAAAAATCGCATTGCCGGAAGCAAAAACGTTACGCACAAAACAAGGAATTCGCAAAATAAAATTATGGTGTGCGGCGGCGTCGCGAGGCGATGAACCATATACGATTATGATACACCTAATGCGTTTTCTTGGGCGTGATTATCCTCTATGGGAAACCGGACTTTTGGCGACGGACATTTCAGAGGACGCTCTTAGAGAAGCGATTGCCGGTATTTATCCTTTTGAAAGAGTTGATAAAATAGACAAAGCGACTCTCAAAGAATATTTCGACGTTGAAAACGGATATTATAGAGTTAAAGAATCGTTGCGCAAAGGGGTAATGTTTAGGAAATTCAATTTAATAACAAATATATTCCCATTCAAAGGTGACTTTGACATGATTTTTTGTCGAAACGTAATGATATATTTTGATGAAAAAACAAAAATAGAATTAACAAAAAAACTTTACGATCAACTTCGCGTCGGCGGATATTTGTTTATAGGGCATTCCGAAACGCTTAACGGACTCGGTTCTAATTTTAAACAAGTCCAGTCGGCTATATACCAGAAAGTATAA